GTCCAATCAGCTTCGGCGGAGCGCTGTTTGAACGCCGCTGCGCTCCGCGTTGTTTACCTGCAGTACCGCGCTGTTCACGGAGCTGCTCGGTGACTTGTGCCGCTCGCTGCTGAAGTAAATCCCCGTTTCTTCCGCCACAGTTTGTCCGCGGTGCCGCCGGTAACATGTCCTCTGTGGGAGCTCGAGCTGCGGTGAGTGAGCGGACGTTGTTACTGACGCTGCTGTTAGCATCGgtcgctagctagctagctcacGTAGCTcgtgtttttctttgtaatttagcaaacagcagctgcagctgtgtgtgtgtgtgtgtgtgtgtgtgtgtgtgctcagcttCTTGAACGTTTGTGTGTTTAGGCGCTGCCAGCCGCAAAGAACCCGCTGAAGAAGACCAGAAGCACCGCAGCGGGTCAGAGGAGAGCCGCTCTGGGAGAGATCACCAACTGTCCCGAAGCAGCGGCCAACGCCAAGGTAACAGCAGCGTCATTAGTCCTGGTCTGTCTGAAGCCTCCATCTGTGCTCCATCTGTGCTCCAACATGGCGGCGCTGCAGAGCTCGAAGCCTGGTCTGAAGGCCTGACCCAGTCCTGGTCCACAGACCAGCTGTCCATCAGGTCTCTGCAGGTGAAGTTCTTCTGTTCTCTAACTGGATGTGATGTTTGCTTTCCTCAGAGGACGGGAGCGACCAAAGCATCAGCCAAACCCAAACCTGCTACGGTCCAGCCGGCGGCGGCTCCGCTCGTCCCGCTCCAGGCGGCTGCAGATCGCCTCCCTTCGGTTTCAGAGGAGGTGGCTGACGCCtccacggaggaggaggagctgtgcCAGGAGTTCTCTGAGAAGCTGCTCGCCATAGAGGACGTGGACGAGCACGACGCGGACCAGCCGTATCTCTGCTCACACTACGTCAAAGAGATCTACaagtatctgcaggacctggaGGTCGGTGGTTCTCCCGCTCCACCgctctctccacctcctccacctctgttacATCAGCGTGTCTCCTCAGGTGCAGCAGGCCGTACGAGCAGACTACATGCGGGGCTACGAAATCACGCCGCAGATGCGAGCGCTGCTGGTCGACTGGCTGGTCCAGGTCCACTCCAGgttccagctgctgcaggagaccCTGTATGTCACAGTGGCCATCCTGGACCGCTTCCTCCAGGTGAGAGCTGCGCGTGTCTCTGCccccgtgtgtgtctgtgtgtgtgtgtgtctctgcccccgtgtgtgtctgtgtgtgtgtgtgtctctgcccccgtgtgtgtctgtgtgtctcccttTAAACCCTCCCCGTGTGCTGCAGGTCCAGCCGGTGTCccgcaggaagctgcagctcgTCGGGGTGACGGCCATGCTGCTGGCGTGTAAGTTTGAGGAGATGTACGCCCCGGAGGTCGGCGACTTCGCCTACATCACAGACAACGCCTTCACCAAGCTTCAGATTGTGAAGATGGAGCAGCTGGTTCTGAGGAGCCTCCACTTCCAGCTGGGGCGTCCTGTGCCGTTACACTTCCT
This portion of the Parambassis ranga chromosome 3, fParRan2.1, whole genome shotgun sequence genome encodes:
- the LOC114433352 gene encoding G2/mitotic-specific cyclin-B2-like, giving the protein MSSVGARAAALPAAKNPLKKTRSTAAGQRRAALGEITNCPEAAANAKRTGATKASAKPKPATVQPAAAPLVPLQAAADRLPSVSEEVADASTEEEELCQEFSEKLLAIEDVDEHDADQPYLCSHYVKEIYKYLQDLEVQQAVRADYMRGYEITPQMRALLVDWLVQVHSRFQLLQETLYVTVAILDRFLQVQPVSRRKLQLVGVTAMLLACKFEEMYAPEVGDFAYITDNAFTKLQIVKMEQLVLRSLHFQLGRPVPLHFLRRASKVANSDVQRHMLAKYLMELTLLDYSMVHYRPSEVAAASLCLSQLLLHGLPWSPTQQHYSTYDEAHLRPIMQHIAKNVVAVNEERTKFQAVKKKYSRVELMKISLLPELSSSIVRNMAAAVSSS